One region of Coregonus clupeaformis isolate EN_2021a chromosome 31, ASM2061545v1, whole genome shotgun sequence genomic DNA includes:
- the LOC121547678 gene encoding forkhead box protein N2 isoform X2, with protein MGAVTDSSSSQHGSSIADNMYCTSPICSPSSSVALWNDLPGLMGPIIGMSPDKKAETPGMQEERVGLRGVCGGAGTLPEAECGAASPLATSLDRGSGGSEDEELTNLNWLHENLLQNFTLGGPGVAGGAQPSASPLFDIEGDPGAPQNPSSSSSYSSSQRDSLKSKPPFSFSLLIYMAIEQSPSKSLPVKDIYGWILQHFPYFSSAPTGWKNSVRHNLSLNKCFRKVERSLGKVNGKGSLWCVDPEYRPNLIQALKKQHFPAAHTFCTPPASPPSASSPPRHLFLQGCSFKGDPDSPLDLSRPDMVLVSSDPKQDHNYSSMALQRCSSRSSSSSSLSSLDEGGPGHAMPRPRRSGSEGFHSDEDSDLGDRDERGGHPRPAPRRPSPSSSSVKRPAGKRAHREVTAKPELDEELKEAAGSLLHLAGIRTSMELNKRSAKSKKLNRK; from the exons ACCTACCTGGTTTAATGGGTCCAATCATCGGGATGTCGCCGGATAAGAAAGCGGAAACGCCGGGCATGCAGGAAGAGAGGGTGGGGCTTAGGGGCGTATGCGGGGGGGCGGGGACTCTCCCGGAGGCTGAGTGCGGTGCAGCCAGCCCATTGGCCACCAGTCTGGACCGGGGTTCCGGTGGCTCCGAGGATGAGGAGCTCACCAACCTCAACTGGCTCCAtgagaacctgctccagaacTTTACCCTAGGGGGGCCCGGCGTGGCCGGGGGGGCCCAACCCAGCGCCAGCCCACTCTTTGACATCGAGGGTGACCCCGGAGCCCCTCAGAACCCATCTTCTTCATCCTCTTACTCCTCGTCGCAGAGGGACTCGTTGAAGTCCAAGCCTCCATTCTCATTCTCTCTGTTGATCTACATGGCCATAGAGCAGAGCCCCAGTAAGAGCCTGCCGGTGAAGGACATCTATGGTTGGATCCTACAGCACTTCCCCTACTTCTCCTCGGCCCCCACCGGCTGGAAGAACAGCGTCAGACACAACCTGTCACTCAACAAGTGCTTCCGCAAGGTGGAGAGGAGCCTGGGAAAG GTGAATGGTAAGGGTTCTCTGTGGTGTGTGGACCCAGAGTACAGGCCTAACCTGATCCAGGCCTTGAAGAAGCAGCACTTCCCTGCAGCTCATACCTTCTGCACACCGCCCGCCTCCCCACCCAGTGCCTCCTCACCCCCCAGACACCTCTTTCTGCAGGGCTGCTCCTTCAAAG gtGATCCAGACAGTCCCCTGGACCTGTCCCGGCCAGACATGGTCCTGGTGAGCAGCGATCCTAAGCAGGACCACAACTACAGCAGCATGGCCCTGCAGCGCTGCTCCtcccgctcctcctcctcctcctccctctcctccctggacGAAGGAGGCCCAGGCCACGCCATGCCCCGCCCACGCCGTTCCGGCAGCGAGGGTTTCCATAGCGACGAGGACTCCGACCTCGGGGACCGGGACGAGAGGGGTGGCCACCCCCGGCCTGCTCCTCGCcgcccctccccctcttcctcctcggTGAAGCGCCCGGCGGGTAAGAGGGCGCATAGGGAGGTGACAGCCAAGCCGGAGCTGGATGAGGAGCTGAAGGAGGCAGCCGGGTCTCTGCTTCACCTGGCTGGGATCCGTACCTCCATGGAGCTCAACAAACGCAGTGCCAAGAGCAAAAAACTGAACAGGAAATGA
- the LOC121547678 gene encoding forkhead box protein N2 isoform X1, translating into MGAVTDSSSSQHGSSIADNMYCTSPICSPSSSVALWNDLPGLMGPIIGMSPDKKAETPGMQEERVGLRGVCGGAGTLPEAECGAASPLATSLDRGSGGSEDEELTNLNWLHENLLQNFTLGGPGVAGGAQPSASPLFDIEGDPGAPQNPSSSSSYSSSQRDSLKSKPPFSFSLLIYMAIEQSPSKSLPVKDIYGWILQHFPYFSSAPTGWKNSVRHNLSLNKCFRKVERSLGKVNGKGSLWCVDPEYRPNLIQALKKQHFPAAHTFCTPPASPPSASSPPRHLFLQGCSFKESDIDAATAMMLLNSAPDHHHADPCDPDSPLDLSRPDMVLVSSDPKQDHNYSSMALQRCSSRSSSSSSLSSLDEGGPGHAMPRPRRSGSEGFHSDEDSDLGDRDERGGHPRPAPRRPSPSSSSVKRPAGKRAHREVTAKPELDEELKEAAGSLLHLAGIRTSMELNKRSAKSKKLNRK; encoded by the exons ACCTACCTGGTTTAATGGGTCCAATCATCGGGATGTCGCCGGATAAGAAAGCGGAAACGCCGGGCATGCAGGAAGAGAGGGTGGGGCTTAGGGGCGTATGCGGGGGGGCGGGGACTCTCCCGGAGGCTGAGTGCGGTGCAGCCAGCCCATTGGCCACCAGTCTGGACCGGGGTTCCGGTGGCTCCGAGGATGAGGAGCTCACCAACCTCAACTGGCTCCAtgagaacctgctccagaacTTTACCCTAGGGGGGCCCGGCGTGGCCGGGGGGGCCCAACCCAGCGCCAGCCCACTCTTTGACATCGAGGGTGACCCCGGAGCCCCTCAGAACCCATCTTCTTCATCCTCTTACTCCTCGTCGCAGAGGGACTCGTTGAAGTCCAAGCCTCCATTCTCATTCTCTCTGTTGATCTACATGGCCATAGAGCAGAGCCCCAGTAAGAGCCTGCCGGTGAAGGACATCTATGGTTGGATCCTACAGCACTTCCCCTACTTCTCCTCGGCCCCCACCGGCTGGAAGAACAGCGTCAGACACAACCTGTCACTCAACAAGTGCTTCCGCAAGGTGGAGAGGAGCCTGGGAAAG GTGAATGGTAAGGGTTCTCTGTGGTGTGTGGACCCAGAGTACAGGCCTAACCTGATCCAGGCCTTGAAGAAGCAGCACTTCCCTGCAGCTCATACCTTCTGCACACCGCCCGCCTCCCCACCCAGTGCCTCCTCACCCCCCAGACACCTCTTTCTGCAGGGCTGCTCCTTCAAAG AGTCTGACATAGATGCTGCCACTGCCATGATGCTCTTAAACTCTGCCCCTGATCATCACCACGCCGACCCAT gtGATCCAGACAGTCCCCTGGACCTGTCCCGGCCAGACATGGTCCTGGTGAGCAGCGATCCTAAGCAGGACCACAACTACAGCAGCATGGCCCTGCAGCGCTGCTCCtcccgctcctcctcctcctcctccctctcctccctggacGAAGGAGGCCCAGGCCACGCCATGCCCCGCCCACGCCGTTCCGGCAGCGAGGGTTTCCATAGCGACGAGGACTCCGACCTCGGGGACCGGGACGAGAGGGGTGGCCACCCCCGGCCTGCTCCTCGCcgcccctccccctcttcctcctcggTGAAGCGCCCGGCGGGTAAGAGGGCGCATAGGGAGGTGACAGCCAAGCCGGAGCTGGATGAGGAGCTGAAGGAGGCAGCCGGGTCTCTGCTTCACCTGGCTGGGATCCGTACCTCCATGGAGCTCAACAAACGCAGTGCCAAGAGCAAAAAACTGAACAGGAAATGA
- the LOC121547678 gene encoding forkhead box protein N2 isoform X3 — MGPIIGMSPDKKAETPGMQEERVGLRGVCGGAGTLPEAECGAASPLATSLDRGSGGSEDEELTNLNWLHENLLQNFTLGGPGVAGGAQPSASPLFDIEGDPGAPQNPSSSSSYSSSQRDSLKSKPPFSFSLLIYMAIEQSPSKSLPVKDIYGWILQHFPYFSSAPTGWKNSVRHNLSLNKCFRKVERSLGKVNGKGSLWCVDPEYRPNLIQALKKQHFPAAHTFCTPPASPPSASSPPRHLFLQGCSFKESDIDAATAMMLLNSAPDHHHADPCDPDSPLDLSRPDMVLVSSDPKQDHNYSSMALQRCSSRSSSSSSLSSLDEGGPGHAMPRPRRSGSEGFHSDEDSDLGDRDERGGHPRPAPRRPSPSSSSVKRPAGKRAHREVTAKPELDEELKEAAGSLLHLAGIRTSMELNKRSAKSKKLNRK; from the exons ATGGGTCCAATCATCGGGATGTCGCCGGATAAGAAAGCGGAAACGCCGGGCATGCAGGAAGAGAGGGTGGGGCTTAGGGGCGTATGCGGGGGGGCGGGGACTCTCCCGGAGGCTGAGTGCGGTGCAGCCAGCCCATTGGCCACCAGTCTGGACCGGGGTTCCGGTGGCTCCGAGGATGAGGAGCTCACCAACCTCAACTGGCTCCAtgagaacctgctccagaacTTTACCCTAGGGGGGCCCGGCGTGGCCGGGGGGGCCCAACCCAGCGCCAGCCCACTCTTTGACATCGAGGGTGACCCCGGAGCCCCTCAGAACCCATCTTCTTCATCCTCTTACTCCTCGTCGCAGAGGGACTCGTTGAAGTCCAAGCCTCCATTCTCATTCTCTCTGTTGATCTACATGGCCATAGAGCAGAGCCCCAGTAAGAGCCTGCCGGTGAAGGACATCTATGGTTGGATCCTACAGCACTTCCCCTACTTCTCCTCGGCCCCCACCGGCTGGAAGAACAGCGTCAGACACAACCTGTCACTCAACAAGTGCTTCCGCAAGGTGGAGAGGAGCCTGGGAAAG GTGAATGGTAAGGGTTCTCTGTGGTGTGTGGACCCAGAGTACAGGCCTAACCTGATCCAGGCCTTGAAGAAGCAGCACTTCCCTGCAGCTCATACCTTCTGCACACCGCCCGCCTCCCCACCCAGTGCCTCCTCACCCCCCAGACACCTCTTTCTGCAGGGCTGCTCCTTCAAAG AGTCTGACATAGATGCTGCCACTGCCATGATGCTCTTAAACTCTGCCCCTGATCATCACCACGCCGACCCAT gtGATCCAGACAGTCCCCTGGACCTGTCCCGGCCAGACATGGTCCTGGTGAGCAGCGATCCTAAGCAGGACCACAACTACAGCAGCATGGCCCTGCAGCGCTGCTCCtcccgctcctcctcctcctcctccctctcctccctggacGAAGGAGGCCCAGGCCACGCCATGCCCCGCCCACGCCGTTCCGGCAGCGAGGGTTTCCATAGCGACGAGGACTCCGACCTCGGGGACCGGGACGAGAGGGGTGGCCACCCCCGGCCTGCTCCTCGCcgcccctccccctcttcctcctcggTGAAGCGCCCGGCGGGTAAGAGGGCGCATAGGGAGGTGACAGCCAAGCCGGAGCTGGATGAGGAGCTGAAGGAGGCAGCCGGGTCTCTGCTTCACCTGGCTGGGATCCGTACCTCCATGGAGCTCAACAAACGCAGTGCCAAGAGCAAAAAACTGAACAGGAAATGA